The sequence ATTTTCGCGGCGAGCCCGTCGTTGACCATGGCCTGGGCTCCGGCGGTGATCTCCTCGGCGGGCTGAAACAGGGCGATGAACGTTCCGGCCCACGCGCTGCGGTGGGCGTCCATAATGGCGCATAATCCCAGCAAGCTGGCGGTGTGCACATCGTGGCCGCAGGCGTGCATGACCCCCTCTACGGTGGAGGTGTAGCTCAGCCCCGTGGTTTCCGTCACGGGGAGGGCATCGAAGTCCGCCCGCATGAGCACGGTGGGACCCTCCCCGTTGCGGAAGACGGCGGTGATGCCGTGGCCCCCGATGCCGGTGGTTACTTCGCAGTCGAACTGCGCTAGTTTCTCCGCGATGGCTGCGGCGGTGTTTTCCTCGGCCCCGGAGAGCTCTGGGTGGGCGTGCATCCACTCCCGAAACTCCTCCACCCACTCCAGGCCGACCAGCCAGCTATCCTCGGCGCCCGGGCGCAGGTGGTCGGCGAAAGACGGGGTGGTGGCCTGCGGATTCTGTTCGGGGCTGCTCATCGTCTCTCCTCCGGTGCTGGCTGTTCAGCCCCTCCCTGCTGCTCCTCCTGGTCCGGCTGCGCAGGGTGCGGCCCGGGAGGTGTCGGCCTGATGGCGGGGTTGTACAGCAAAGTGTTCGGGGTGGATCCGCATTCCTCGCCGAGCCGGATACCGGAGGCCAGGGTGCCTTCCTCCCGGGCTTTCTCCAGCACCGCCAGCACCCGCCGCTGGAGGTCCTGGGGGGAGATGGTGTTGATGTAAATCTTCGTGCCGCCCTCGAACCCGGCCAGGGTGGACACTCGCCACTTGATGACGATCCGCCACGGCATCGGCACGTCCACGTCCAGGGGTCGGTACAGCCATTCTTCGTTGCAGGGGATCGTGGGCCCCGCCGCGACGTGGCAGGCGTGGACGAGGTCCGCGACAGCATCCCGCTCGGCATCCGGCATGAGCCAGGGCTCCGTCGTCGCGGACTTACTGAATACCTCCAGCGTGGGCCAGCGGTGCCCGAACCCGGCGAAGGCCACGGCGTGGTCGTTCTCCGCGATGATGAGGTTGTGACGCATGGCGTAGTCCACGGCCCACTCGTTGTACATGTTGGGGTTGGAGCGCACCTGGGCGATCTCCACCTCGTTTTGCAGCCCGTGCTCGTCGATCGCCACGAGCTGCTTGTGGAGGTGTTCGAAGCTGGCCCCGGCGGGTGCCAGCCAGTTCTGGAACACGGCCACGTAGCGCACGTAACGGTTTGCCCGGTAGAGCTGGTCCATGCTGTCGATGGTGAACTGGATGAACAGGCGGTGATCGCGCCAGTCCAGGGTGCCGCTGGCCGCCAACTGGTCGGTGTGTTCGGCGCCGGGAATGTAGTGGTCCCGGGCGATGATGACGTCGTGCCCCCCGGCGAATAGGGCCGCGCCCCGCTCCCGCAGGGTCTCCATGCGCCGGTCGGGCTCGAAGAGTTCGTTCAGTTCCTCCTCGCTGGTCCCGGCGGCGCGCAGCTTGACCCGCAGGATCTTCTCGACGTGCTCCTGCCCGGCTTCCTCGGAGAGGTAGTCCGTCATGTGCATCGCCGCAGCCGGGTTCATGTGATACCCGTAGTTGAGGTTCCAGTAGTCGTACGTGAGGATCTCGAAGAGGTTGGCTACCCGGCGGAATAGCGGTGTGGTCGCATCCAGTTCGCTGGTCCGCAGGCCCCGCAGGATCCGCGCGTGGTCATCGGCGTCCCGAATCATCCGGGACTTCTCCGGGGGAGTGTCGAGTTTGCGCTCAAGGCCAAAGGCCGTGACCGTATCCCGCTCGCCGATGGGCTTGCGCTCGGGTTCATAGTGGGCCAGGGGGCGGTTGCCGCGGCCTGGGACGGTCCACACTTCCGTGCCGGAGAAGGGGTTGACCTGCTTGATCGTGCCGTCCGGGAGTGTGGTGAGCGGGGGGACGGGGGCCGGTGAATGCGCGGGTTTTCCAATCACTCTTGCGATCCTAGCCGGTGGTTGGGACATTTCCTGGGCACGTCTCACGCGGCCGCCGGGATGTGGGACACTGCTTGGTATGCCAAAGATTGTTTTCCGTGTGCTGGCCTCCGCCGAGCAGCTCGAGGAGATCAGTGAGGATTTCCGGCGTCTGTTTGCCGCTATGGGGGAGGCTGTGGACGCCACCTTCACCCAGCGCACGAACCTCACCCCCGACCCGCAATTGCTGGCGACGTGGGTGGAGGTGTTTGGAACCACCCCGGCCGAGGCCCACGCGGAGGGCGCGGAACTGGTGGTGGAGGTGCGCCGGTACGACATTGGCAGCATCTCCGGCCTGTGCATGCACTTGGCGGAGCTGCTGACGACGCGCGACAAGCCCCCGGCCGAGCCCTTGCTACGGCAGGTGGCCGACGATTCGGGCCGCCCCCGGGTGCCGTGGCACGTAGAGGTCAGCCCGTAGCTTTAAGCCCGACAGCGGGTGGAGTCACGTTCGCCGGCGACCGGCTGCGGGCCCCCTAGAGCAGGCTGGACAGGAAGCCCTGGGTGCGCTCGTGTTGGGGGTTGGTGATGACGTCCCGGGCGGGCCCGTGTTCCACGACCACGCCCCCGTCCATGAAGGCCACTTGGTCGGCGACTTCCCGGGCAAAACCCATTTCGTGGGTCACGACGAGCATCGTCATCCCCTCCTCGGCGAGGTGACGCATGACGTTGAGGACCTCGCTGACCAGCTCGGGGTCCAGTGCGGAGGTGGGCTCGTCAAAGAGCATGAGCTTGGGCCGCATCGCCAATGCCCGGGCGATGGCCACGCGCTGCTGTTGCCCGCCGGAGAGCTGCACCGGGTAGGCCTTGGCCTTCGCGGCCAGCCCCACCTGGTCCAGCAGATCCAAGGCGCGTTTTTCGGCTTCGGCACGGGACTCGCCCTTGACCTGCACCGGGGCTTCCACAATGTTGTCCAACACGGTGCGGTGGGGAAACAGGTTGAAGTGCTGAAAGACCATGCCGATGTCCCGGCGCTGCTTGGCGGCATCCCGCTCTGAAATTTTGTAGAGGGTGCCGTTCTTCTCCCGGTAGCCGATGAGCTCCCCGTCGACCTCGATGCGCCCGGCGGTGACCTGCTCTAGGTGGTTTATGCAGCGCAGGAGGGTGGATTTGCCGGAGCCGGAGGGGCCGATGAGGCAGGTCACGCTACTGCGGGGGACTTCCAGGTTGATCCCCTTGAGGACGTCGAGGCGGCCGTAGCTTTTCCACACGTCCTTGACGGCGATCATGGGGCTTGTGCTGTTGGGTGCAGGTTGTGCGGTAGCCATGATGTTTCGCTGCGTTCCTCTAGTTCGATTCGGCGGTGTCGGCGACGGTGACGTTGCGGGGCAGGGCGCCTTCGGCATCGGCCAGGGCCGCGAGCTGGCGGGTGGTGACGGTGCGGCTGGAGCCGCGGGAGTAGTACTTCTCCAGGTAGAACTGGCCGACCATGAGCACGCTGGTGATGACCAGGTACCAGGTGGCCGCGACGAGCAGCAGCGGCACGGGCTTGAAGATGCTGTTGGAGATGTCCGTGGCACGGCCGAACAGCTCGGCGGCGTAGGGGACAACGACGACGAGGGAGGTGGTCTTCAGCAGGCTGATGAACTCGTTGCCCGTCGGCGGGATGATGATCCGCATGGCTTGCGGCAGCACGGTGCGGCGCATGTTTTGGCTCCAGGTCATCCCCAGCGCCTTGGAGGCCTCCGATTGTCCTTCGGGCACGGCCTGGATCCCGGCTCGCACGATCTCCGCCATGTAGGCCGCTTCGTTGAGCCCGAGGCCCACGACGGCCAGCAGGAACATGTTGGACAGCGCCTGCTGCAGGTCGATGTGGACGAACCCGGCGTTGATGCCCTGGTAGATGCTGCCCAGCAGCCCCCAGAACATGAGCTGGACGTAGACGGGGGTTCCGCGGAACACCCACAGGAACAGCCAGCTGACCCCCTGCAGCACAGGGTTGGGGGACATGCGCATCACGGCGATGAGGGCGCCGAGGATCACGCCCAGGGCCATCGCGAGGATGGTCATGAGGATGGTGTGCCCGGCGGCCGCGAGGATGCGGGTGTCGAAGAGGTATTGCCCGAAGGTGCCCCACTCGTAGGCGCTATTGCCGGCGGCGGAGATGATGAACCAGGCCAGCAAGCCCAGGACGATCGCCGCGGCAATCCACCGGCCGGGGTGGCGCAGGGGAACGGCTTTGTTGTCCTCCGGGCGGGAGGTGGTTTGGCTTTCCGTTGTGGGAGCGCTCATCACTGCGTTCTCCTGTCTGTCGTGGCGTTGTCCGGGCGGCGGTCGGGCACCGGTTCAAGGTTGAAGGTGATGGAATCCACGGCGCCCTTTTCCAGGCCCCACGGCTTGAGGATCTTGCGGTAGGTGCCGTCCGCGAGCATCTGCTGGAGGGCCGCGATGAGGGCGGTGCTCAGGGGAGAGCCCTTTTGCACGGCCCAGCCGAAGGGGGCCGTGTCGAAGGGTTCCCCGATGGGAGCTAGTTTCCCCTCGGCTCGTTTCGCGGCGAAGGCAATGACGGGCGAATCGGAGCTGTAGGCCTGGGCCCGTCCCAGCACGGTGGCGGTCGCTGCGGCATCGGCGGAGGGGTACACCAATTTGGTGATCTCCGGCTTGCCCGCGCCGGTGCATTTGTCGTTTTTGGCGGGCAGCTCGTCCGTGTCCGAGTAGGTGCCTTTCTGAACGGCGACGGTCAAGCCGCAACCATTGTCCGGGTCGATGGACTTTTCGGACCCGGGCTGGGTGGCCCATTGGGTTCCTGCCCTGTAAAAGTCGACGAAGTCGTAGGTTTGTTCGCGTTCTTCTGTGTCCGTGAACGAGGATGCACCTACGTCCACGGTGCCGGCGCTAATGGCGGGGAGGATGAGGTTGAAGTCCATCTGCCGCACGTCCACTTCTAGGCCCAGGAGGGAACCGGCGGCTTTGATGAGGTCCACCTCGTAACCGATGATCTTGCCGTTGGAATCCTTGAATTGGGCCGGGGCGTAGGGGGTGTTGGAGCCGACGGTGAGGTGCCCCTTTTGTCGAATGTCGGCGGGGACGAGTTTGGCCAATGCCGGGTTTGCGGCCGGGCTGATTTTCTTCCACCCGTCTGGGTTGCCCACCTCTCCATTGGTCACGCATGCGGACAGCGCCGTAGCTGTGACAACGGCGAGTACGGCAGCGCCGATCTTGCGGTTGCCAATAATCATGCGCGTCACTATATCTGACGGGGTGTCCGCTTCTACCCCCGCCGAAACCTTCCCGCATACCTACGTTTGCGAGTTCCCGACCCCGGTGGGGCCCGTTGCCGCGCGCGCTGCTGTGGGCGTCCCCAAGAAAAATGGGAGAGCATCCGATGGCAATGGTGACGCTGATTCGGCGGCATTGATCGGAATGTGGTTTGTGGATCCGGCCGATCCCAGCTCGGTTCCGGGGGACGCGGTGGCGGTCGAATCGATTGGGGACGCCAGAGCCCGGCGCCTTCTGGAGGATCTGCAGGCTGCCCTCACCGATTTGTTCGCTGGGCGGGATGTGCACTTCGATTGGCCTATCGAGCTGCGCGGCACCGAGTTGCAGAAAGCCGTGTGGGAACAATTGCGGGGCATTCCGTTTGGGCAGACGCGTACGTATGGTCAGTTGGCCGCGGCCATTGGGCGGCCCACTGCGGCGCGCGCGGTCGGGCAGGCGGTGGGGAAGAACCCCATCTGCCTGCTGCTGCCTTGCCACCGCGTCGTGGGGGCGGGCGGGAAGCTCACGGGATTCGCCGGTGGCTTGCAGCGGAAGCGGGCGTTGCTGGAGTTGGAGCGCACCATCGGGGAAAACGGGGCCGGGGTAAGGGCCGCGGCAGAGTAGCAGGGGGCCCGGGATCTAACACAGCCTTAACCTCCCGAAAGCTCTTCAGCACCCCCGGAACACGCCTGGCGCAAAATCCTGGCGGCGTGCCGTAGGGTAAGAATGTTTTGAAGCCCTAAAAGGGGTGAGCAAAGGGAGAGGCGAATAGTGCGCTGGCAGGGGAAGACGACGTGGCTTTTGGCCTTGGCCGCATTCCTATGGTGGCTGTTCAATGCGGAAGCGGCGGCTCCGGGTAACGATGTCTGGGGGGCACGGCCTCCGCTGGATTTCGTGATTTACCACAAGGCGGGTCTCGGAGTGGCCCAGGGGCATGACCTCTACGACGGGCCGGTTCTTCGGCATCTGCCCTTCACCTATCCACCGTTCGCCGGTGCGTTGTTCTCCCTGATGTCCCGGTGGCCCGTGGTGACGGCCGCTGCGCTGTGGCAGATGTTCAGTTTCTTGGCGCTGGTGGGCGTGGTTTTCGCTGTGCTGGTGGAGCGGAGGGTGAAGCTCAACGCACCCGTGGTGGCGATCGGCTTGGGGTTGTCCTTGGCGGCGCTGGCATTGGATGCCGTGCGGGGCACCTTCTACTTTGGGCAGATCAACCTGTTCCTGATGCTGCTGGTGGCAGTCGATCTGCTGCCGAAGTGGAGGCCGTGGGCCGGGGTGGGGGTTGGTTTGGCGGCCGGGATTAAGCTGACCCCGGCATTTATGGGCGTGAACTTCCTCATCGAACGCAATTGGCGGGCCGCGGTGGTGAGCGTGCTGACGTTCCTGGGGACGGTGTGGATTGGGTTCCAGTTCGTGCCGGATGCGAAGCGTTTTTGGACCGAATCCGTGTTCCAATCGCAGCGGATTGGGGAGGAATCCAATCCGGGGGCGCAGTCCATCAAGGCGGTGCTATTCCGTGAGTTCGGTGGGGTATCCACCTTGACGTGGCTGCTGATTGTCGTGGTTCTCGTGGCGCTGTGTATCGCGGGGCTGCTGCGCAGCATGAGGCTGGGGAACCGCTCCTTTGCCATGGTGCTGTCTGGGATGACGGCGGCGATTGTCTCCCCCTTCAGCTGGTTTCACCACTGGGTGTGGTTAGTGCCACTGGGGGTGTGCATCGTGTGTTTCGTCAACGAGAAGTGTGGGCAATTCCGGGAGCGTAGGAACCTTCACGGGGTGAGGGGCTGGGTGGTCTCGCAGCTCGGCGCGCTGCTGGCCATTGTGAATCTCGGCGTGCTGATGATCCCGTATTACAGCAAGGAGCTGTACGGCAAGATCGGCTGGACGCACCAGTCCATGAGCACCAACTCGTGGTGGCGGCAGAGCTTCATACTGGGCGGGTTGGTGCTGGTGATTGGGTACGGGCTGTGGTCTCTGGGGTGGTTCGCCCGGGATCGCAGGGCAGCGCGGAGGTCCTCGGCGGGCGCTTGGGGTACAGCGGCGGGGGAGAAGGCCGCTGGAAATGAGGGAGAGAAGGGCGCTGAGAAGCGTGATAAGGCTGGGCGTGGCAGGGTTGGTGCGGAATCGGTCGGTGATGTTGAAGGGGGACCGGAGGCGAGCGCAGTTAAGACCGCAGGGTCGGCCGTGGCAGCCAAAACGCGGATGAAGAAGCAGGGCTTAGGCCAAAGTGAAGACGACCAGAAGGGGAACACAGCGTTGGAGAAGTGAGGAGCGTCAGCCGGGGGAATTGGGGGCTGGCACTGGGGCTGACCTCGGGGCTGACACCGGGGAATGTCGAAGGACGGGAGTCAGCCGATGGAATCGCCCTGGTTAGGGGCCCACGCTGAGCCTAGGATGCTGCTCGCAGTTGCGAGTAGAGGGCTCCGAAGGCGACACCAATGACGGTCACGATGATGATCCCGGCTAGAAGATAAACCACAAGGTATCGGAGGAAAGCGGAGCGGTTTTCAAGTGCCCACAACCCAGGGGAAATAAGTGCTCCGGCACGTGCTAGCGCAAAGATCGACGTAACAGAGGTGGCGACGAAAACAGTCGGCCAGACCCACCACGGATAATCCGCAAGAAGGCCAAAGAATCCCCAGGAGATGGAAGTGAAACCGGCGCCAAGCACAGTGGCGAATAGCGGTACAGGGCAGGTCGTGCCCGAGGGGAGGCGTACCTCTGACCTGGGGCCAGGTAGGCGGTTAGACATGAGAGGGGATTCTCCCGGCAAAAGCGACAGGTTGCGGTGGGTCGCATCCACTGTACGGGTCTAACGGGTGCCGGGGGCGGCTCAGTTTTGCCGGGCTCAGGTGTCCGCTCTGGGTCTCGCGCGGTGGCGCCTATTGACGGTTCTTCCTTTCCCCTTGGATCTGAAACTTCAGACGTAGATGACCCCAGTCATCGGCACTCTCCTTACCAGCGGAGGGTCAACGGCTGGCGTCGATACCCGCAACCCCAATCGTGCGGTGCCCGTGGGTCAACCGGAAAGGCCGAGTGGACGAACTTCCCACGCGGAGGTCACAGACTAAACTCCCCGGGGACCGTTACAAGCCAGGGCGATTGAATGGACACTTCTTGGACACTTTGCCTGTCTTGGTCCGGCCGTGTTCACTGTCTCTGCTGGTCGTTGTGCCCCAGGTGAGACTCGAACTCACACTGGACGGGTTTTGAATCCGTTGCCTCTGCCAATTGGGCTACTGGGGCGCGAGTTGGAATCTTAGCCGACCATCGTTACCGCCCAAAAACCACCTGCCCATACGCGGCCGATGGGGCCTGTTCCACCCGTGAACTACACTCGCACCCATGACTCCGGCGGACGCGAACGACAAGCCCACGCTACTGCTCCTCGATGGCCACTCCCTGGCGTTCCGTGCCTTCTACGCCCTTCCAGCAGCCAACTTCTCCACGACCGGTGGCCAGCACACCAATGCGGTCTACGGTTTCCTGGGGATGTTCCTGGGGTTGATGGATAACGAGCACCCCACCCACGTCGCCGCCGCTTTCGACCTGTCCGGGCCTACGTTCCGGGAGGAGAAGTTCCCCGAGTATAAGGCGCAGCGCCCGGCCCCGCCGCAGGAATTCCGCGGCCAGGTCGATCTCATCCGGGAAGCCCTGCAGAGTCTGGGCATCGCCACGCTGGATTACGAGGCCCACGAGGCCGACGATGTCATCGCCTCCCTGGCCACCCAGGCGCAGCGGGCCGGAATGCGCACCCTCATCTGCACGGGGGACCGGGACTCGCTGCAGTTGGTCAGTCAGGACGTCACCGTCTTGTACACCCTCAAAGGCGTGTCCGATCTGCACCGGTTTACGCCCGAAGCCGTGGAGGAGAAGTATGGGGTGGCCCCCGCCGCCTACCCGGACCTGGCCGCCTTGCGGGGGGACACTAGCGATAACATGCCGGGGGTTCCTGGCGTCGGGCCTAAAACGGCGCAGAAATGGATCAACGAGTACGGCAGCCTGCAAGGGGTGATCGACCACATCGACGAATTCAAAGGCAAAGTGGGCACCAGCCTCCGTGAGCACATTGACGAGGTCACCCTCGCCCGCGAGATCACCGAAATGGTGCGCGACCTGCAGTTAGTGGATTCCCTGGAGGATCTGCGCCCCAAACCGGTCGACGCGGGGCAGACGCTGCAGTTCTTCGAACGCTTGCAGTTCGGCTCCAACCTTCGCAACCGGGCCTTCCGCATCATGGGCGTGGAATACGAGGACACCACCGTGCGCCCCATCACCGTGGACACCCCCGACCGCGGAAAACTGGCCTCGTGGCTGTCCAAGAACCTGGGTTACCGCCCCAAGGGCACCACCGCACCGGGTCCTGCCGCCGTGTGGGTCGCCGGGGAGCAGCTCGCCATCGTAGGTGGGGAAAACCACGGCGTGCTGCTGGACCTCGCGGATTCCGCGGAAAAGGACGAGGGCGCCGTCCGTCATTGGCTCGCGGATCCCGGTTCGCCGAAATGGGTGCACGACGCCAAAAGCAGCGCGCACCAGCTACACGCGCAAGGGCTGCACCTGGACGGCGTGGAGCACGATGCCGCCATCGCTGCGTATCTACTGCGTCCCGACCTGCGCACCGGGGAGCTGGCAGATGTGCTGCAGCGTTACGCCGGACGCGACCTGCCCGGCAACGCCAGCCCCCTGGACTGCGCCCAGGCCGTCGCCGAGCTCACCGGGATCCTCGCCGCCGAGCTCAACAACAACGACTTGGCCGAACTCTACTTCGACCTTGAGCTCCCCCTGACCATGATCCTCGCCCGCATGGAAACCGCCGGCATTGCGGTAGACCGGGAGGCCCTGGAGGACCTCTCCTCCGACTACGGGGCCAAGATCGACGAGGAGGTCACCGCCGCGCGCCAGGAGGTAGATCGGCCGAAGCTCAACCTCGGCAGCCCCAAGCAACTACAGGAGGTGCTGTTCGAGGACCTCGACCTGCCCAAAACCAAGAAGACGAAGACGGGTTACTCCACCGCCGCGGGGGAACTGGAGAAACTAGCCGCGCACACCGACCACCCCTTCCTGCGGCACCTCATGGCTCACCGCGAGTACCAAAAGATGAAGACAACCATCGACGGGCTTATCGAGGCCATCGCCGAGGACGGTCGGATTCACACCACCTTCAACCAACGCGGTGCCGCGACGGGGCGGTTATCCTCCGTGGAACCCAACCTGCAGAACATTCCGGTGCGCACGGACGCCGGACGGCGTATCCGAGAGGCCTTCAAAGTGGGGGAGGGATACGAAACCCTGCTCACCGCCGATTACTCCCAGATCGAGATGCGGGTCATGGCCCATTTATCTGAGGACGCCGGACTCATCGAGGCCTATACCCGCGGCGAGGACCTCCACAACTTCGTGGGCTCCAGGGTTTTCGACGTCCCCGTGGATGCGGTAACTCCCGAACTGCGGCGGCGGGTGAAAGCCCTCAGTTACGGGCTGGTGTACGGTCTGTCCGCATTTGGGTTATCGCAGCAGTTGAAGATCTCCGGCGGCGAGGCCAAACGCATCATGGAGAACTACTTCGAACGGTTCGGCGGGGTGAAGCGATACCTGGACCAAGTTGTGGAACAAGCCCGGGAGGATGGCTACACCCACACCCTCTACGGGCGGCGCCGGTACCTGCCGGAGCTAACCTCCGCCAACCGAGTGGCCCGGGAGAATGCCGAGCGAGCCGCGCTGAACGCACCTATCCAGGGCACCGCGGCAGACATCATCAAGCTCGCCATGATCCGGGTGGACCGCAGCCTGCGGGAAGCCGGGCTGAAAACTCGCGTGCTGCTCCAGGTGCATGACGAGCTAGTCCTGGAAGTGGCACCCGGGGAGCTGGAGCGGGCGAAGGAGTTGCTCGTGGAGCAGATGGACAATGCCGCGAGCCTGCGGGTGCCGCTGGACGTGTCCGCGGGGGATGGGGAGAACTGGGATTTGGCGGCGCACTAGGTTTGGGGGCCCTCAACCCGCAATCTTCGGGTCGCCTGACGCCTGCAACTCAGCGCTACAGCCTCACCTGCGGCAAGTACATTTGATGGCGTTTGCACAGCTCACCCCCAGGCGTGTAGCCTGTAATCCGTTGTGCGCCTTGACTGGCTGCAAGCTCGGGGGTAACGGCTACCGAACAGCCCAGACACCGTGGTTAGGGCTGTTCCCACCTTGCCCCCTTCAGCAGCCAGGCGATCATCGCGCCGCATGCAATCTAACTGTCCATTTCGAGTTTCAATCCGTTTCGGAGATCCCTTCCATATGCCAACCACTAACGCCCCTCAGGTCGCCGTCAATGACATCGGCTCCGCTGAGGACTTTCTTGCCGCCATCGACGCCACCATCAAGTACTTCAACGATGGTGACATTGTCGAAGGCACCGTCGTAAAGGTCGACCACGACGAAGTCCTGCTGGACATCGGATACAAGACCGAGGGCGTGATCCTCTCCCGCGAGCTGTCCATCAAGCACGACGTGGACCCGGGCGAAGTGGTTGAGGTCGGCGACGTCATCGACGCCCTCGTCCTCACCAAGGAGGACAAGGAAGGGCGCCTTATGCTCTCCAAGAAGCGCGCCCAGTACGAGCGCGCATGGGGGGCCATCGAGGAGCTCAAGGAGAAGGACGAGCCTGTCACCGGCACCGTCATCGAGGTCGTCAAGGGTGGCCTCATCCTGGACATCGGCCTCCGCGGCTTCCTGCCCGCCTCCCTGGTGGAAATGCGCCGCGTTCGCGACCTGCAGCCGTACATTGGCCAGCAGATCGAGGCCAAGATCATCGAACTGGACAAGCACCGTAACAACGTCGTGCTGTCCCGCCGGGCTTGGCTCGAGCAGACCCAGTCCGAGGTCCGTTCCGAGTTCCTCCACCAACTCCAAAAGGGCCAGGTCCGCAAGGGTGTTGTGTCCTCCATCGTGAACTTCGGCGCCTTCGTCGATCTCGGCGGTGTCGACGGCCTGGTGCACGTCTCCGAGCTGTCCTGGAAGCACATCGACCACCCCTCCGAGGTTGTCACCGTCGGCGACGAGGTCACCGTGGAGGTCCTAGATGTGGACCTCGACCGCGAGCG comes from Corynebacterium heidelbergense and encodes:
- the rpsA gene encoding 30S ribosomal protein S1 gives rise to the protein MPTTNAPQVAVNDIGSAEDFLAAIDATIKYFNDGDIVEGTVVKVDHDEVLLDIGYKTEGVILSRELSIKHDVDPGEVVEVGDVIDALVLTKEDKEGRLMLSKKRAQYERAWGAIEELKEKDEPVTGTVIEVVKGGLILDIGLRGFLPASLVEMRRVRDLQPYIGQQIEAKIIELDKHRNNVVLSRRAWLEQTQSEVRSEFLHQLQKGQVRKGVVSSIVNFGAFVDLGGVDGLVHVSELSWKHIDHPSEVVTVGDEVTVEVLDVDLDRERVSLSLKATQEDPWRVFARTHAIGQIVPGKVTKLVPFGAFVRVEEGIEGLVHISELAERHVEVPDQVVGVGQDAMVKVIDIDLERRRISLSLKQADEDYTEEFDPSKYGMADSYDEQGNYVFPEGFDPETNEWLEGYDEQRQEWEARYAESERRHRLHTAQIERNRAAAAEAGAENEGSYSSDSRSESSQSSSSEDTGTLASDEQLAALREKLAGGAE